The following proteins are encoded in a genomic region of Cricetulus griseus strain 17A/GY chromosome 7, alternate assembly CriGri-PICRH-1.0, whole genome shotgun sequence:
- the Nog gene encoding noggin isoform X2 translates to MERCPSLGVTLYALVVVLGLRAAPAGGQHYLHIRPAPSDNLPLVDLIEHPDPIFDPKEKDLNETLLRSLLGGHYDPGFMATSPPEDRPGGGGGPAGGAEDLAELDQLLRQRPSGAMPSEIKGLEFSEGLAQGKKQRLSKKLRRKLQMWLWSQTFCPVLYAWNDLGSRFWPRYVKVGSCFSKRSCSVPEGMVCKPSKSVHLTVLRWRCQRRGGQRCGWIPIQYPIISECKCSC, encoded by the coding sequence ATGGAGCGCTGCCCCAGCCTGGGGGTCACCCTCTACGCCCTGGTGGTGGTCCTGGGACTGCGGGCAGCACCAGCCGGCGGCCAGCACTATCTGCACATCCGCCCGGCGCCCAGCGACAACCTGCCCCTGGTGGACCTCATCGAACACCCGGACCCTATCTTTGACCCTAAGGAGAAGGATCTGAACGAGACGCTGCTGCGCTCGCTGCTCGGGGGCCACTACGACCCGGGCTTCATGGCCACTTCGCCCCCCGAGGACCGACCCGGAGGGGGCGGGGGACCGGCTGGGGGTGCCGAGGACCTGGCGGAGCTGGACCAGCTGCTGCGGCAGAGGCCGTCGGGGGCCATGCCGAGCGAGATCAAAGGGCTGGAGTTCTCTGAGGGCTTGGCCCAAGGCAAGAAGCAGCGCCTGAGCAAGAAGCTGAGGAGGAAGTTACAGATGTGGCTGTGGTCACAGACCTTCTGCCCGGTGCTGTACGCGTGGAATGACCTGGGCAGCCGCTTTTGGCCGCGCTACGTGAAGGTGGGCAGTTGCTTCAGCAAGCGCTCGTGCTCTGTGCCTGAGGGCATGGTGTGTAAGCCGTCCAAGTCTGTGCACCTCACTGTGCTGCGGTGGCGCTGTCAGCGGCGCGGGGGTCAGCGCTGCGGCTGGATTCCCATCCAGTACCCCATCATTTCCGAGTGTAAGTGTTCCTGCTAG